From the Macrobrachium nipponense isolate FS-2020 chromosome 17, ASM1510439v2, whole genome shotgun sequence genome, the window atctcttcttaatgtcttcatccctatacaatatatttccatcactatccttgatgacactaAATTTACCcacccacatcctgtctctgccttttccttaagtttgaaatcttatagatatccttttctccttttcttgttcctagtctttcattcaactgttcTGCCGCCCTTCCAATAGCCTACCCTCCCTctcgcctctctttcctcttctctgtacctttcCTCTGccccctgtgcatgccttactttccagtccttaaatgctattgattttcttttaattaattcttgcacctctccattccaccaccacttttctcctctcgacactccatatagacgctggttcttcccaccagttcctctgcttcccccacacatttctctcatgtctgcccagatattttccactctgttaccctgtccaaTTTCTATGTTGCCCCTTTCCAGACAACTCTCTgtcacagtcctcctaaattgcaacccctttttttcctttaaggTCCCATCATCATTCTAGATCTTCTCTTTCTCatcttgggtttcctacctctcattttaaagtccatcaccaccaacctaaGCTGTTTAACACAAACTTCTCCCAACATCACTTTGCAGCTGGTCACATTGCTTTTGTTGGCTCCTCTAACTAGGATGTAATATATTTGGctctgcactcctccactttcataacttatcaagaacttatctaacttttgaaaccatgtgttcatacagaccaattcaaaactctgagccatctccaataaataatccccatcttcatttctaatttcaAACCCATGGCTTCCttgtacctcctcatacccatctcttctctttcccaccctgccattcatatcagctcctattattagttCCTCTTTCACTGTTCTCATGGCAGCttcaaactcttgtctaaataattctttctcttgctcttggcaccCCATCTGAGGAGTGTATGCTGATACTATATTTACTACCTTGTCCcctattattggaatctttaaaagcctatcCTTTACTCTTTTTACTTCTActactttttccttccatttgttactataattccaactccatttcttccctctcgtgACCCGTTGTAATAtagcttatacccatttcctatctctctagttccactccctttccacctagtctcctgcacacacaagaaatctatcctcctcctcgCCATCACATCTAACATCTCCCTCAGTTTTCCTGTTAAGGGCGTTACAGACGACCATTATAACTGTCAGTAAAAATAGTGACAATATTCTATTGGTGTGAACTACTGTCAGTATACCGAACACACGTTCATTATTGAATACTGATTGAGCCGTCAGTAATTCAGTGTACCCGCGTCGAATGGTTGTGCTCTTGGCTTTCAAGTGACATGAGAAACAAGCAGTTACTATGGCTCTTTGGCTAAAGAAAAGACGCAAACGTAGAAAGTGGGTCAAAGACTGGATTGGTAAGCGTAACATTTTTACGCATTTAAACtttttgaatgaaatgaaaacgaccgatatgaatgattttaaaagttatttccGGATGGATGAAAAGACCTACAATAAACTTTTGGAGATGGTAAGGCCATACATAACTAAAAAAGACACTGTTATGAGGGAGAGCATCTCTGCAAATGAAAGCCACATCCTCTACAATTGCGTCAgctttgattgatttatatatctCCATTAACTTCTCATatgcaactattttcttgttcttcttcatataatttttagCTTCGAACATCCCATAACTCTGGTAATCCTTGGAGAGCTGAAATAAATTACCAAAGGAGTAGTTTCCCTTGCTGATCAGAATGACAATACTGACAGTCCAGTGAACAAACCATCATTAATTTAAGCCCCACCCACATACTGTCAGTAATATTGATCGTCTGTTTAGCCCTACGTTCCAAGTACCTGCCcttatcttccactctttcactaacttctttggccACAGTCGTGAACCATGTGGTACCCCTCGCCCATTTATCACGCCAGTAGGAGATTCTGACGCGCATTGCTTACAGGGGATGCCTAGCCGTACTCAAATTCCTTAAACCATCAGGCATAATTTATTGTttagcaaaggggtttttacgaccgcataccCTTGCTGTCGCCAACCACAGTAATTggaagtgggcctagcctttgactaaaaagtccacctgcaaggcagcaatttccacagttattagcagtgaCCCTAGCCCTTTActaaagactgcaaggcagcagttattggcagtgggcctatatatatatatatacataaatatatgtacatcaaATGATGATGCTGTGATAATTACAATTTAAGGAGAGAAAGATTGATGTTTTCACTCTTAGTGAAACCAAAGGGAAAGGACTCTGTGTGTGCATGAATGGGAAGAAAATGTAGGGATTACTTCTGGGGATGATGGAGAATGCAGAGCTAATGGAAAGGTGGCACTAATAGTGTTAACCGGAAGGTTTAAAGACACGGAAGTGGAAAGATTAGATAAAGAGAGCGTGAAATGTTTCTGGATGCTTCTGGGAATGAGGGTAGAAAGGAGGAATAAAAACTGTAGGGGGTAGGATGAGGAAATCAGAAAACTACAGATTATTTTAGGTGCTATTGTATATCAGAAGGAAAATCTGGTACAACTATTCAAAATGACGGAGAGTAGTTAAGCAGAAAATGGGAGAGCAAATGACAGAAAGTAATAAAAACAGAGAAGTGAACCAAATCTTTCTAAGGAAAACAATTTGTtctaaaggaaagtaaatacAAGTAGAGGCTAGATCCACGTTCGTCAAGTACAccctttaatatttattttcaaactttttcattattgttcTATAGCATACTCTTGGCGAATAAATCACGAATATAGCGTCAAATAAAAAATCGCTGTTTGAAATATTGAAGTAATAAACTGAAGGAATTGGTATTTTCAAGATATATTTATTGCAGAAGGCATAAGGGGAGGGGGGAGCCAGAGTTGAAAGCAGGAGTGGTAAAAGCTAGTTACCTGTGAGCTTGTGCAAGTGACTGTTGTGGGTATAAGGAGGTTAAGCAATGGGCTGAAGAATGGAATAACGTCAAAAGTTGATGGGATTAGCAGTAAGTCTGCAGCACGATGATAAAAGTGTAAAGTGTGGCTAACTAGAGTTTGTAAGGTGTGTCTGGATGAAGGAACTTCTCTGGAGTGGGTTAAAGACATAACTGTTcgtgtatatacaaacacaaagcTGACAGTTGAGACTATTGGAATTATATGAGAATAACATTTCTTACTGTATCAGAAATTGTGTATGACAGGATCTTTATTGAGAGGGTAAGACAAATGACAGAATGATTAAGCGAGGAAGAACGCTGTAGGTTTAGGAAAAGGAAGAGTGAAAGTGGATCAAATATTGTTAATAATCACGAGAAAAGTTTGAAAGTAAATCTCTACGTAGGTAGCATGCATGGAACTAAAACAAGCATGACAGAATTGATGGAGAAGCAAATAATCACGAGAGAAGTTTGAAAGTAAAGCTCTACGTAGGTAGCATGCATGGTATGGTGTGGAAGATAAGTTGTTGAGAGCGATCGTACTGATGTGAAAGTTGGTTTGAGACAAGTGAGGTTTTCACCTCCTAGAAGGTGTGATCATTTTATTTACTGAGTGATGCATTAGGTCagagaaatgaaattaaatataaatacaaagttGAGGGATAAAAAAATGGGTTATGAACGGAACGTGGactgacggtttttttttttttaatagatttaagtTTCACATATGATACAATACAGActgagataatgaaaaaaaaactggcataAATTACTGAAAGAGTTTGAAAGAGTATGCGAGACGAGAAAGTTGGAATACACATAAACAGCGCTAACGTTATAAAATTCAATAGAATCAAGGAGGTTGGAGCAATGGATGCTAATATTGATGGGAGATGAATGGAACCTACTGACTAGCATCAGTATTTGCAAGTAAATAttaaaggaagagaggagaggctAGACCCACAATAGGTGGAGCAAGGAAGGTAGCCGGAAGTGGGCAAAACATTGAAAAGACACCCGAAGTCACCAGGGAAGTCAAAGTGTGAATGTATGAGGAAAAAAGGCAGCGTCTCATGAGATTAACAATTGCTTGCATAATGCAAATGGCATAAGAGAAACCAGGTACAAGGTTAAAAATGTGGAAATAATGATAAGTGGTAAAAAGGTTAAGTGTACGAAAGGCTAGATCAGTGTTTTACGACCGTCTGTTCATGCAGCGCAGCATGATGAAATGAGTAAATAATTTTGAAGGTTGAATTTTCCGTATATGTGCATAAAGTGGATTGCGGTTTGGAAGTTTTCTATAAATGGGCTCATCCAATATCCAGTTGTTAAAATATAATGAGGAAATTACTGTTAAAATATAATGAGGAAATTACTATTTTTTCTCTTAAGCCACGCCGTtaagggaaatattaattttgtgagttaagtatatcttagttttaccagaccactgagctgattaacagctctcctagggctggcccgaaggattagatttttttttttacgtggctaggaaccaattggtcacctagcaacgggacctacagtttattgtgggatccgaagcacactatatcgagaaattaattgctatcaccagaaataaattcctctgattccacgttagccgagccgggattcgaacttcggaccaccggattggcagccgagcgcgaaaaccactcgtccagcgaggaactttaaTTTTGTgaaacatataatacatacacacatgtacgcatataaagtataatatacacatatatatgtgtgtgagcatGTATAAACACAATAACAAACAGcagactcaatatatgttttcctaaaagttaaaaaaatactttcctATATGAATACAGCATAgaagaaagatgaataaaaagtggAAACAAAGCATTTCCGTTCTATATAATGCGCAGAATATTTTGTCATTGTCAGTTTCTGCACGGTCATTCTTAACTTCATTATGTGAAGGTTGCCATGACGTGTTCTTATTCAGTCTTTACAAATAGGAAAAGAGAAGCACCCCAAAGGGGATATAAAAAGAAGTTAAACCTAAACCCAACATGGATAGACATACCAGCCTTTAAAAATCAGGAAGATTATACAAACGAAGAAAACACATGAACAGTTATTTCGAAGGAATagtttttctgtttgtttcttgaaggcaaaaagttcaaagattaaaatactattaaaaaaaatttcagtaatcTACTCCTTTCTTTCTATGCACTGAACATTCCTCCAAGACAATTCCAAacctaaaattaattcataagtaaaTTTTCTGATAATTAATTCTTTTTATGAATAATCCCTAATAATAAAAAGACTGACGGTGGGACCACACACACTTTTAGTGAGTAATACATAATAACGGATCTTTCTACATTACTTCTTCAAAGAGACTGAGTCACGTCTTCCTAAATAGTACTGGAGAACTTCCTTCCTGTAAACTTGCTATGCTGTCCTATTCAATCTTCCTGTCGATTACGCCACACTGTTACATTAAATGAAATTACACATTATGCCAAAGAAATATGTTCATCCGTGTAACCAATATAAGATTCTTCTTGTATGTATGACAAATTAAAAAAGGACTAACACTATGAAAATACAGCCATTGGGATCATCCCGTCTATCATAACTGCAATTCTATACTacaatctatttttttaatactagTATATGATCTGGATTTCGCTTTACCGTTTTCTCGATTTTACTAAGATAacgtaaactaataaaatcagatGAAATACAAACCaaacagatcatatatatatactatatatatatatatatatatatatatatatatatatatatatatatatatatatatatatatatatatatatatatacacacgtgtatatataaatacatatactattgTGAGGATTCACTTTGGatcctcttttcttttgttttttcagctTAACGGAAAATTTTAAGCGAATAATTCTGTGAAGAGGAAAAGCTAGAAGACAAGAGTTTCCTTTCCGTGTTGTGATTGGCTTAAGGGCCCCTTGAGAGTATTTTGCCTTAGCAGAtttcttctttcatattcttgcaCCAAACGAAGATAGAAAACACCTTAATGGACTTCTCCCCTCGATATTTCCCAGATGATTTATGAATTGTCATCACCCCATCAGGATTATATACTGAACGATGTCAAATCCCGAGAAGGGTCACCCACACTTGAGGGACCTGTGGCACCTTTTCCATTGTAGTATGGTGCCCAAACTAATCTAGTAAAAGCCACTAAATCGAGAGTTTCCTGACAAGTCCCAAAAATTCACACGTCTCACTGGAGGTCTCCCTGGCTAACTCCAACCTTCTACCTGACTTCACCCCTTTTTACCTGACCTAACCCGTCACCATTGCCGTCGGACCCTCGCGTCCCGACTCTGCCTCGCCACATCTGCAGGACCCTCGTCTCTTTCGACCCACGTGTTTATCATTGTTCTTTCTACGTTCGCACCTCTCTCCCGGCTTTCAGTGTTTCTTTCGGCAGAGATGAAAGATCCGTGACGAATCGCCCCCTCAAGGAACTCAGTCTTGTTTTTAAAACAAgccttatgctaaggtcacacattcacgtatcaacgtacagacgcccacgcatgagcggaaattggtagttggcaacagcttacgtcagtaaaccgtaaatgtaacgtaaaacgtACGTAAAAGTGCAGACGTACGATAACGGGTCGTCCGGGCGCTAAGCTctgcccactagggcgccgtagcccgttccagttttgaaatgttcaaaacaagtcgtggatggtcacgccaaatgtcacctgacgtagctccgggcattgcacgtgggacccactgTGACTATTGCAGGGTAGgtgctagggtcacctgcattgttcgccgtcattgttttctttccgccgcgaaacacgtgggcctcctaatggcgctgtagcctacggggaaaccgattcgcacatttacaaccctgtacgacatgacAACGTTGTAgcatggtataaaaggtcaggtcggcgccctcaagtcagctgttgtttccgtttcccgagaccagcagtctcctccaagtactctccataacgcccttcaagatgccgaaccttctaaaacgaccaaggaagggaccatcaacgtcacatcttcttgcaggaccttcttttggcccggagaagactcctacagccactcctgcagacattcaggaaggggaaaatgtcaacttccacctacaggagtcggcgttggatgagattctgagtgatgacagcgacacggaaactccATGACGCCTTACCGCCAAGAGGAGTGGCCAAGGGGCGAGCAGACGACTGACGGaccgggagaagtggatattga encodes:
- the LOC135195917 gene encoding uncharacterized protein LOC135195917 gives rise to the protein MGCQEQEKELFRQEFEAAMRTVKEELIIGADMNGRVGKRRDGYEEVQGSHGFEIRNEDGDYLLEMAQSFELVCMNTWFQKLDKFLISYESGGVQSQIYYILVRGANKSNVTSCKVMLGEVCVKQLRLVVMDFKMRGRKPKMRKRRSRMMMGP